From the genome of Amycolatopsis sp. NBC_01488, one region includes:
- a CDS encoding phosphatase PAP2 family protein has protein sequence MAVISSDVRPVTPPAGRHALVTRAVSRTAVLAASAAGFALAFVAAYLLFVRTEAGRGVENGVVRSAQTAGESVDWAAPLRDADLVVVLGAVAVLLVVIALARRRFALGVTALLLLAAPLVVAQLLKLYVLDRPATGDRLGVASHNSFPSGHVSAAMAVLVALAIVLPRRFRPQALVAGGVGVAWVSAAAVALGWHRLSDTVGGCLLVAAVTCAGAAVVSARRPDGDRVPPAPVLCGLFAPLALVLVGYAVLATATSGAAQFVAAMVLAALSAMAVVLLLVGPLRRVAFDPAEARVRRLRRH, from the coding sequence ATGGCAGTGATCAGCTCCGACGTACGCCCCGTCACCCCGCCGGCCGGGCGCCACGCGCTCGTGACCCGGGCCGTGTCCCGCACCGCCGTGCTCGCGGCGAGCGCGGCCGGGTTCGCCCTCGCCTTCGTCGCGGCCTACCTGCTCTTCGTCCGCACGGAGGCCGGCCGCGGCGTCGAGAACGGCGTCGTCCGCAGCGCCCAGACCGCGGGAGAATCAGTGGACTGGGCGGCCCCGCTGCGGGACGCCGACCTGGTCGTCGTGCTCGGCGCCGTCGCGGTCCTGCTGGTGGTGATCGCCCTGGCCCGGCGGCGGTTCGCGCTCGGCGTGACGGCCCTGCTCCTGCTCGCCGCCCCGCTGGTGGTGGCGCAGCTGCTCAAGCTGTACGTCCTGGACCGGCCGGCCACCGGCGACCGGCTCGGCGTCGCGAGCCACAACAGCTTCCCGAGCGGGCACGTCAGCGCGGCGATGGCCGTGCTGGTGGCGCTCGCGATCGTCCTGCCGCGCCGGTTCCGCCCGCAGGCCCTGGTGGCCGGCGGGGTCGGCGTCGCCTGGGTCTCGGCCGCGGCCGTGGCGCTGGGCTGGCACCGGTTGAGCGACACCGTCGGCGGCTGCCTCCTGGTCGCCGCGGTCACCTGCGCCGGGGCGGCGGTGGTTTCCGCCCGCCGCCCCGACGGTGACCGGGTGCCGCCGGCCCCGGTGCTCTGCGGCCTGTTCGCCCCGCTCGCGCTGGTGCTGGTGGGATACGCGGTGCTCGCGACGGCGACGTCCGGCGCCGCCCAGTTCGTCGCGGCGATGGTGCTGGCGGCACTCTCGGCGATGGCGGTGGTGCTGCTGCTCGTCGGGCCGTTGCGCCGGGTCGCGTTCGACCCGGCGGAGGCAAGGGTCCGGCGACTCCGGCGCCACTGA
- a CDS encoding HAMP domain-containing sensor histidine kinase: MIFGATAAAGASYVSARNAILKGVQDQTMLKLRDQIVAYLPTVSLPPSQATLDAFAAALKPGGALVVYHGLHSSSGMTVDDVPAELRQAVATGTRIQFQRVDAQGYPMFYVGIPVQTGSGTASGLEVYSGTSLGQQQAAIADLARQAWLVSALALPFAVAVALLAARQVLRPVRALNTAADQLGRGRLDVRLRVKGADELAQLVTTFNHTAAELERTVGTLRAMEADARRFVADVSHELRTPLAAMNAVTDVLDEDAGQLPADTAVAARLVSAETKRLTRLVQDLIEISRFDAGRAELRREKLDVAAAVTDSLTARGWEPGSESSAVVADLPPGITAALDRRRLDIVVANLVGNALRHGAPPVEVVLRAGPGDLVLTVTDHGPGIPEEVLPRVFDRFAKADTSRARSEGSGLGLSIARENARLHGGDIVAANTGGGARFELRLPREARFEEAPFVEAP, from the coding sequence ATGATCTTCGGCGCCACCGCGGCGGCGGGCGCGAGCTACGTCTCCGCGCGCAACGCCATCCTCAAGGGCGTCCAGGACCAGACGATGCTGAAGCTGCGCGACCAGATCGTCGCGTACCTGCCGACCGTGTCGCTGCCGCCGTCCCAGGCCACGCTCGACGCGTTCGCGGCCGCGCTCAAGCCCGGCGGCGCGCTGGTCGTCTACCACGGCCTGCACTCGTCGTCGGGCATGACGGTGGACGACGTGCCCGCCGAGCTGCGCCAGGCCGTCGCGACCGGCACGAGGATCCAGTTCCAGCGGGTCGACGCCCAGGGCTACCCGATGTTCTACGTGGGGATCCCGGTGCAGACCGGGTCGGGCACCGCGAGCGGCCTCGAGGTCTACTCGGGGACGTCGCTGGGCCAGCAGCAGGCCGCGATCGCCGACCTGGCCCGCCAGGCCTGGCTGGTCTCCGCGCTCGCCCTGCCGTTCGCGGTGGCGGTGGCCCTGCTGGCCGCCCGGCAGGTGCTGCGGCCGGTGCGCGCGCTGAACACCGCGGCGGACCAGCTCGGCCGGGGGCGGCTCGACGTACGCCTGCGCGTCAAGGGCGCCGACGAGCTCGCGCAGCTGGTCACGACGTTCAACCACACCGCGGCGGAGCTGGAGCGCACGGTCGGGACGCTGCGCGCGATGGAGGCCGACGCGCGGCGGTTCGTCGCCGACGTCTCGCACGAGCTGCGCACCCCGCTGGCCGCGATGAACGCCGTCACCGACGTCCTCGACGAGGACGCCGGCCAGCTGCCCGCGGACACCGCGGTCGCCGCGCGGCTGGTGTCGGCGGAGACCAAACGGCTGACGCGGCTGGTCCAGGACCTGATCGAGATCTCCCGGTTCGACGCCGGCCGGGCCGAGCTGCGCCGGGAGAAGCTGGACGTCGCCGCCGCGGTCACCGACAGCCTCACCGCGCGCGGCTGGGAGCCCGGCTCCGAAAGCTCCGCCGTGGTCGCCGACCTGCCGCCCGGCATCACGGCCGCGCTCGACCGGCGGCGGCTGGACATCGTCGTGGCGAACCTCGTCGGCAACGCGCTGCGGCACGGTGCGCCCCCGGTCGAGGTGGTGCTGCGGGCCGGGCCCGGCGACCTCGTGCTGACCGTCACCGACCACGGGCCAGGCATCCCCGAAGAGGTCCTGCCCCGGGTCTTCGACCGCTTCGCCAAGGCGGACACGTCCCGGGCGCGGTCCGAGGGCAGCGGGCTCGGGCTGTCCATCGCGCGCGAGAACGCGCGGCTGCACGGCGGCGACATCGTCGCGGCCAACACCGGCGGCGGCGCGCGGTTCGAGCTGCGCCTGCCCCGGGAAGCCCGGTTCGAGGAGGCCCCGTTCGTGGAGGCACCGTGA
- a CDS encoding GntR family transcriptional regulator, whose translation MVSYMISASSGRPVTKSQLAYETIKARILDGRYGPGYRLVLDQIGRELDVSAVPVREALRRLEAEELIQFERNVGARVVAIDPTEYRHAMQTVAIVEGAATGLAAPLLTPDALARARSLNERLRRSLAEFDPLAFTALNAEFHEVLFGACPNPNLVDLVRRCWTRLAAVRDSTFASVPGRARASVEEHERLLALIEGGADPAEVERFARGHRLATLEAFLARER comes from the coding sequence ATGGTTTCCTACATGATCAGCGCGTCCTCGGGAAGACCGGTCACGAAGTCCCAGCTGGCCTACGAGACGATCAAGGCCAGGATCCTCGACGGCCGCTACGGCCCCGGGTACCGGCTGGTGCTGGACCAGATCGGCCGCGAGCTGGACGTCAGCGCGGTGCCGGTCCGCGAAGCCCTGCGCCGGCTGGAGGCCGAGGAGCTGATCCAGTTCGAGCGGAACGTCGGAGCCAGGGTGGTGGCCATCGACCCCACCGAGTACCGGCACGCGATGCAGACGGTGGCGATCGTGGAGGGCGCGGCCACCGGGCTCGCCGCGCCGCTGCTCACGCCGGACGCCCTGGCACGCGCCCGTTCGCTGAACGAGCGGCTGCGGCGGAGCCTGGCCGAGTTCGACCCGCTGGCGTTCACGGCGCTGAACGCCGAGTTCCACGAGGTGCTGTTCGGCGCCTGCCCGAACCCGAACCTGGTCGACCTGGTGCGGCGCTGCTGGACCCGGCTGGCCGCGGTCCGCGACAGCACGTTCGCGTCCGTACCGGGGCGGGCTCGGGCGTCGGTCGAGGAGCATGAGCGGTTGCTCGCGCTGATCGAGGGTGGGGCTGATCCGGCGGAGGTCGAGCGGTTCGCGCGGGGACATCGGTTGGCGACGTTGGAGGCCTTTCTCGCGCGGGAGCGGTGA
- a CDS encoding alpha/beta fold hydrolase — protein sequence MPIFSAPDGTALSVHFSGAGGAPVVCLPGGPMRAGAYLGDLGGLGVRCRLAVLDLRGTGDSEVPGDPATYRCDRQVEDVEALRKHLGLDQLDLLGHSAGASLAVLYAARCPGRLRRLVLVAPSPRAVGLQLPVADRRRIMARRAGAPWFDDAAAAYEAIAARTATSADWAAMAPMYYGRWDDAARRHQAAEPGQRNGAAARVYNADGAFDPEVTRAALGAVDTPVLVLAGELDWIASPGVAEEFAALFPDGRVVVMPGAAHYPWLDDAPAFASAVTGFLA from the coding sequence ATGCCGATCTTCTCCGCGCCGGACGGGACCGCGCTCTCCGTGCACTTCTCCGGGGCCGGTGGGGCGCCTGTCGTCTGCCTGCCCGGTGGGCCCATGCGGGCCGGTGCCTACCTCGGGGATCTCGGTGGGCTGGGCGTCCGCTGCCGCCTTGCCGTGCTGGATCTGCGGGGGACCGGGGACTCCGAGGTGCCCGGTGACCCGGCGACCTACCGGTGCGATCGGCAGGTCGAGGACGTCGAAGCGCTGCGCAAGCACCTCGGCCTCGACCAGCTGGACCTGCTGGGGCACTCGGCCGGGGCGAGCCTGGCCGTGCTCTATGCCGCTCGGTGTCCCGGGCGGCTGCGGCGGCTCGTGCTCGTCGCGCCCAGTCCGCGGGCCGTCGGCTTGCAGCTGCCTGTCGCCGACCGGCGGCGGATCATGGCCCGGCGGGCCGGGGCGCCCTGGTTCGACGACGCCGCCGCGGCCTACGAAGCGATCGCCGCCAGGACCGCGACCAGCGCCGACTGGGCCGCCATGGCGCCGATGTACTACGGCCGCTGGGACGACGCCGCCCGGCGGCACCAGGCCGCCGAACCCGGTCAGCGCAACGGCGCCGCCGCGCGCGTCTACAACGCCGATGGCGCCTTCGATCCCGAGGTCACGCGGGCCGCGCTCGGTGCCGTCGACACTCCCGTTCTCGTGCTGGCCGGTGAGCTGGACTGGATCGCCAGCCCCGGTGTCGCGGAGGAGTTCGCCGCGCTGTTCCCGGACGGCCGGGTCGTCGTCATGCCCGGCGCCGCGCACTATCCCTGGCTGGACGACGCGCCCGCGTTCGCGTCAGCCGTGACGGGTTTCCTGGCCTGA
- a CDS encoding pyridoxal phosphate-dependent decarboxylase family protein, with protein sequence MHPRLAEDLKSLPDLLDAARKLAGEALAGLPERPAAVPPGEVTRAPLPLEGAGARGALEEFAQRWEAGFAGSAGPRYLGFVTGGATPASLAGDWLTAAYDQNPASGMDSSAQDLERETVGWLAELFGLDAEFSGAFVTGATMSTVTGLAIAREWLGERAGVSVSDDGAAALGPVTVLSGSPHSSILKALSFLGMGRSALRKVPVLPGREAVDVGKLAEALESLDGPAVVVANAGTVNTVDFDDLRAIAALKQRYDFWLHVDAAFGGFAALAPEHEALTAGLDQADSVVVDLHKWLNVPYDSAVQFTRRRDLQLRVFGNNAAYLGEIGETPDFLHLTPENSRRLRALPAWFSLVAYGRDGHREIVERCVSLARDLGARLDGSPRWRLLAPVRLNVVCFAPAEDVTQDRIDALVRAIAEDGTTFLTPTVHDGRPALRAAFSNWRTTTADVDRVFAVLERVAAG encoded by the coding sequence GTGCATCCGAGGCTTGCCGAAGACCTGAAGTCCCTGCCCGATCTTCTCGACGCCGCGCGGAAACTCGCCGGCGAAGCGCTTGCCGGGCTGCCTGAGCGGCCCGCCGCCGTCCCGCCCGGCGAGGTGACTCGCGCGCCGCTGCCGCTCGAGGGCGCCGGGGCCCGGGGCGCGCTGGAGGAGTTCGCGCAGCGCTGGGAAGCCGGCTTCGCGGGCAGCGCCGGGCCCCGCTACCTCGGGTTCGTGACCGGCGGCGCGACTCCGGCGTCGCTCGCCGGGGACTGGCTCACCGCCGCCTACGACCAGAATCCCGCCAGCGGCATGGATTCCTCGGCGCAGGACCTGGAACGCGAGACCGTCGGCTGGCTGGCCGAGCTGTTCGGGCTCGACGCCGAATTCTCCGGCGCGTTCGTCACCGGCGCCACGATGTCCACGGTCACCGGCCTCGCCATCGCCCGCGAATGGCTCGGCGAGCGCGCCGGAGTGTCGGTGTCCGACGACGGCGCCGCCGCGCTCGGCCCGGTCACCGTGCTGTCCGGCTCGCCGCATTCGAGCATCCTGAAGGCGTTGTCGTTCCTCGGGATGGGCCGTTCGGCGCTGCGGAAGGTGCCGGTGCTGCCGGGCCGCGAAGCCGTCGACGTCGGCAAGCTGGCCGAGGCGCTCGAATCGCTCGACGGGCCGGCCGTCGTCGTCGCGAACGCGGGCACCGTGAACACCGTCGACTTCGACGACCTGCGCGCGATCGCCGCGCTCAAGCAGCGGTACGACTTCTGGCTGCACGTCGACGCCGCGTTCGGCGGGTTCGCCGCGCTCGCGCCGGAGCACGAGGCGCTGACCGCGGGCCTCGACCAGGCCGACTCCGTGGTGGTCGACCTGCACAAGTGGCTCAACGTGCCGTACGACTCCGCCGTCCAGTTCACCCGCCGCCGCGACCTGCAGCTGCGCGTGTTCGGCAACAACGCGGCCTACCTCGGCGAGATCGGCGAGACCCCGGACTTCCTGCACCTCACGCCCGAGAACTCCCGGCGGCTGCGCGCCCTCCCGGCGTGGTTCTCGCTCGTGGCGTACGGCCGGGACGGGCACCGCGAGATCGTCGAGCGCTGCGTGTCGCTCGCCCGGGACCTCGGCGCGCGCCTCGACGGCTCGCCTCGCTGGCGGCTGCTCGCGCCGGTGCGGCTCAACGTCGTGTGCTTCGCTCCGGCCGAAGACGTCACCCAGGACCGGATCGACGCCCTCGTCCGCGCCATCGCCGAAGACGGGACCACGTTCCTCACCCCGACCGTGCACGACGGCCGCCCCGCCCTGCGGGCGGCGTTCAGCAACTGGCGGACGACCACGGCCGACGTCGATCGCGTCTTCGCCGTGCTCGAGCGCGTGGCCGCCGGTTAG
- a CDS encoding zinc-ribbon domain-containing protein, with translation MLIWGWRTRIYVLAMTTFLCGRCGNPASHAVRKAVTKFTLFFIPLFPIGVKYSAQCTFCGIENRISKEDALRLQAQEEQGRQPPSGGYPQQGFPSPHPSQPQGFPQPQHPSQGLPQQQYPPQFPQQGS, from the coding sequence ATGCTGATCTGGGGCTGGCGGACACGGATCTACGTGCTGGCGATGACGACCTTCCTGTGCGGCCGGTGCGGCAACCCCGCTTCGCACGCGGTGCGGAAGGCGGTCACGAAGTTCACCCTCTTCTTCATCCCGCTCTTCCCGATCGGCGTCAAGTACTCGGCGCAGTGCACCTTCTGCGGGATCGAGAACCGGATCTCGAAGGAGGACGCGCTGCGCCTGCAGGCCCAGGAGGAGCAGGGCCGGCAGCCGCCGTCCGGCGGGTACCCGCAGCAGGGGTTCCCGTCGCCGCACCCCTCGCAGCCGCAGGGCTTCCCGCAGCCGCAGCACCCTTCGCAGGGGCTTCCGCAGCAGCAGTACCCGCCCCAGTTCCCCCAGCAGGGCAGCTGA
- a CDS encoding nitroreductase/quinone reductase family protein, with protein MPSDFALKTMNAVHRGLIKLTGGKVGWHAAMPVLELTTIGRKSGQPRSVLLTSPHQDGDTLVVVASRGGDDTHPAWFLNLRDNPEVEVSLKGAPKRPMRARVADADERAKLWPKIAGQFKNYAQYQTKTEREIPLVFLEPR; from the coding sequence ATGCCGAGCGACTTCGCCCTCAAGACCATGAACGCCGTGCACCGCGGCCTGATCAAGCTCACCGGCGGGAAGGTGGGCTGGCACGCCGCCATGCCGGTCCTCGAACTCACCACGATCGGCCGCAAGAGCGGGCAGCCGCGGTCGGTGCTGCTGACCTCGCCGCACCAGGACGGCGACACGCTGGTCGTCGTGGCTTCGCGCGGCGGGGACGACACGCACCCCGCGTGGTTCCTCAACCTGCGTGACAACCCGGAGGTCGAGGTGTCGCTGAAGGGCGCGCCGAAGCGGCCGATGCGCGCCCGGGTCGCCGACGCCGACGAGCGCGCGAAGCTGTGGCCGAAGATCGCCGGCCAGTTCAAGAACTACGCGCAGTACCAGACCAAGACCGAGCGCGAGATCCCGCTCGTCTTCCTCGAACCGCGCTAG
- a CDS encoding thiamine pyrophosphate-dependent enzyme, producing the protein MVLPTDDAQEAAPMPIPPPAPTAADLIVDGLRAHGVDTVFGLPGVQTYDLFDSLARAGDRIRVIGARHEQTVAYMAFGYAQATGRTGVYTVVPGPGVLNASAAMLSAYGASAPVLCLTSEIPRAYLGRGLGHLHEMPDQLATLRTMTKWSALVEHPVAVPDALATAFREAAGGRPRPVSLAVPWDVLGLRAPAEAAGPLPLPRPAVDPVAVEKAADLLAGAKNPMIMVGGGARHAAAEVRALAERLQAPVVPFRGGRGIVGDDHPLGFTCVSGFERWAETDVVIGIGSRMELSWFRWPEKPAGLETILLDIDPRQATRLEPDVAIVADAADATAALTEAAGPQRTDRTAEFAALKATVAERCTDVGPELEYLRAIRDVLPRDGFFVEEICQVGFASYFGFEVYSPRTFVTCGHQGTLGFGYPTALGVQAAFPGRPVVSVAGDGGFMFAAQELATAVQYGLNVVAVVFDNGYYGNVHLDQERLFEGRALGGRLRNPDFARLAETFGALGLTARTPDDLRGALDKAFAAGRPALVHVPCELGVGASPWKYLMPKSDRS; encoded by the coding sequence ATGGTCCTGCCGACGGACGACGCCCAGGAGGCCGCGCCGATGCCGATTCCCCCGCCTGCCCCGACCGCGGCCGACCTGATCGTCGACGGGCTGCGGGCCCACGGCGTCGACACCGTCTTCGGGCTGCCCGGCGTGCAGACCTACGACCTGTTCGACAGCCTGGCCCGCGCCGGGGACCGGATCCGGGTGATCGGCGCCCGGCACGAGCAGACCGTGGCCTACATGGCGTTCGGGTACGCCCAGGCGACCGGCCGCACCGGCGTCTACACCGTGGTGCCCGGTCCCGGCGTCCTCAACGCCTCGGCCGCGATGCTCTCGGCGTACGGGGCGAGCGCGCCGGTGCTGTGCCTGACGAGCGAGATCCCCCGCGCGTACCTCGGCCGCGGGCTGGGGCACCTGCACGAGATGCCCGACCAGCTGGCCACCCTGCGGACGATGACCAAGTGGTCGGCGCTGGTCGAGCACCCGGTGGCGGTCCCGGACGCGCTGGCGACCGCCTTCCGCGAAGCCGCGGGCGGGCGGCCGAGGCCGGTTTCCCTGGCCGTGCCCTGGGACGTGCTGGGCCTGCGTGCCCCCGCCGAGGCGGCCGGTCCGCTGCCGCTGCCTCGCCCGGCCGTCGACCCGGTCGCCGTGGAGAAGGCCGCGGATCTCCTCGCCGGCGCCAAGAACCCGATGATCATGGTGGGCGGCGGCGCGCGGCACGCGGCGGCCGAAGTCCGGGCGCTGGCCGAGCGGCTGCAGGCGCCGGTGGTGCCGTTCCGCGGCGGGCGCGGCATCGTCGGCGACGACCACCCGCTGGGCTTCACCTGCGTCTCCGGCTTCGAACGGTGGGCGGAGACCGACGTGGTGATCGGCATCGGGTCGCGGATGGAGCTGTCCTGGTTCCGCTGGCCGGAGAAGCCCGCGGGCCTCGAGACGATCCTGCTCGACATCGACCCGCGGCAGGCGACGCGGCTGGAACCGGACGTAGCGATCGTCGCCGATGCCGCCGACGCCACAGCGGCACTCACCGAAGCGGCAGGTCCACAAAGGACGGACCGGACCGCCGAGTTCGCCGCGCTGAAGGCGACCGTGGCCGAGCGGTGCACCGACGTCGGCCCCGAACTGGAGTACCTGCGGGCGATCCGGGACGTGCTGCCGCGCGACGGCTTCTTCGTCGAGGAGATCTGCCAGGTCGGCTTCGCGTCCTACTTCGGGTTCGAGGTCTACTCGCCGCGCACCTTCGTCACGTGCGGCCACCAGGGCACGCTCGGCTTCGGCTACCCGACGGCACTCGGCGTGCAGGCGGCCTTCCCCGGCCGCCCGGTGGTTTCGGTGGCCGGGGACGGCGGGTTCATGTTCGCGGCGCAGGAGCTGGCCACGGCCGTCCAATATGGACTGAACGTCGTGGCGGTGGTGTTCGACAACGGCTACTACGGCAACGTCCACCTCGACCAGGAGCGGCTGTTCGAGGGCCGCGCGCTGGGCGGGCGGCTGCGGAACCCGGACTTCGCCCGGCTCGCCGAGACGTTCGGCGCGCTCGGGCTGACCGCGCGCACCCCGGACGACCTGCGCGGCGCGCTGGACAAGGCGTTCGCCGCGGGCCGGCCGGCGCTGGTCCACGTGCCGTGCGAGCTGGGCGTCGGCGCCTCGCCGTGGAAGTACCTGATGCCGAAGTCCGACCGGAGCTAA
- a CDS encoding response regulator transcription factor, which produces MAEVLVVEDDAAVREGLQLALRRQGHVVHTAESGERGIEVLVHHRPDLVVLDLMLPGMDGFETCRRMRASGPIPIIMLTARSDDFDIVAGLEAGADDYVAKPVEPRVLDARIRAVLRRAVTERPDEPPQPEERHGDLVIDRAALEVTKRGAPVSLTPTELKLLLELSRTPGQVFSRQQILSAVWDHDYLGDSRLVDACVQRLRAKIEDTPAKPEYVRTVRGFGYRFGRS; this is translated from the coding sequence GTGGCCGAGGTACTGGTGGTAGAGGACGACGCGGCGGTGCGGGAAGGACTGCAGCTGGCCCTGCGGCGGCAGGGGCACGTGGTGCACACCGCGGAGTCGGGCGAGCGCGGCATCGAGGTGCTCGTGCACCACCGGCCCGACCTCGTCGTGCTCGACCTGATGCTGCCCGGCATGGACGGCTTCGAGACGTGCCGGCGGATGCGCGCGTCGGGGCCGATCCCGATCATCATGCTCACCGCGCGCAGCGACGACTTCGACATCGTGGCCGGGCTCGAAGCGGGCGCGGACGACTACGTCGCGAAGCCGGTCGAACCGCGGGTGCTGGACGCGCGGATCCGCGCGGTGCTGCGCCGGGCCGTCACCGAGCGGCCGGATGAGCCGCCGCAGCCCGAGGAACGCCACGGCGACCTGGTCATCGACCGGGCGGCGCTCGAGGTGACCAAGCGCGGCGCCCCGGTGTCGCTGACCCCGACCGAGCTGAAGCTGCTGCTGGAGCTCTCGCGCACGCCCGGGCAGGTGTTCAGCCGCCAGCAGATCCTCTCCGCCGTCTGGGACCACGACTACCTCGGCGACTCGCGGCTCGTCGACGCGTGCGTGCAACGGCTGCGGGCGAAGATCGAAGACACGCCCGCGAAGCCGGAGTACGTGCGGACGGTCCGGGGGTTCGGCTACCGGTTCGGCCGGTCGTGA
- a CDS encoding pirin family protein yields the protein MSNTEAAPAELACGDRPTAADPDRPAVEILTPREVPLGGPRAMRVRRTLPQRSRSLIGAWCFADHYGPTEVTGAMDVAPHPHTGLQTVSWLFAGEIEHRDSLGTHAMVRPGELNLMTGGHGICHSEVSTEATKTLHGVQLWVALPERHRHTARAFDHYVPSVNRIEGAEIRVFLGSLAGRTSPIPTFTPLLGAEIVLGPDAHMSLGTDPRFEHGVLVDTGDVEVAGTRVRAAELGYVGTGVRSLTLSNRGTAPARFLLLGGTPFDEEILMWWNFVGRTHEEIAAFREAWQAESDQFGSVTGYTGTPRRLPAPELPAVRIKPRRNPASGQETRHG from the coding sequence ATGAGCAACACCGAGGCCGCCCCCGCCGAACTCGCCTGTGGCGACCGGCCCACGGCCGCCGATCCCGACCGTCCGGCCGTCGAGATCCTCACCCCGCGTGAGGTCCCCCTGGGCGGACCACGGGCGATGCGGGTCCGGCGGACGCTCCCCCAGCGGTCGCGGTCGCTGATCGGCGCCTGGTGCTTCGCCGACCACTACGGCCCGACCGAGGTGACCGGCGCGATGGACGTCGCCCCGCACCCGCACACCGGCCTGCAGACGGTGAGCTGGTTGTTCGCCGGCGAAATCGAGCACCGCGACAGCCTGGGCACGCACGCGATGGTCCGTCCCGGCGAGCTGAACCTGATGACCGGCGGCCACGGCATCTGCCACTCGGAGGTCTCGACCGAAGCCACGAAGACCCTCCACGGCGTCCAGCTCTGGGTGGCGCTGCCCGAACGGCACCGGCACACCGCCCGCGCCTTCGACCACTACGTGCCTTCGGTGAACCGCATCGAGGGCGCCGAGATCCGGGTGTTCCTGGGGTCGCTGGCCGGGCGCACGTCCCCGATCCCGACGTTCACCCCGCTGCTGGGCGCCGAGATCGTGCTGGGCCCGGACGCGCACATGTCCCTCGGCACCGACCCTCGCTTCGAGCACGGCGTGCTGGTCGACACCGGGGACGTGGAGGTCGCGGGCACCCGCGTCCGCGCGGCGGAGCTGGGTTATGTCGGCACCGGCGTGCGCTCCCTGACGTTGAGCAACCGGGGCACGGCACCGGCCCGGTTTCTCCTGCTGGGCGGGACACCGTTCGACGAAGAGATCCTGATGTGGTGGAACTTCGTCGGCCGGACCCACGAGGAGATCGCGGCCTTCCGCGAAGCCTGGCAAGCGGAGTCCGACCAGTTCGGCAGCGTCACCGGCTACACCGGCACCCCGCGGCGGCTGCCGGCGCCGGAGCTGCCGGCGGTCCGGATCAAGCCGAGGCGCAATCCGGCGTCAGGCCAGGAAACCCGTCACGGCTGA
- a CDS encoding single-stranded DNA-binding protein, with product MAGETLVTVIGNLTTDPELRFTPSGAAVANFTVASTPRTFDRESGAWRDGDAMFLRCSVWRQYAENVAESLGRGARVIVQGRLRQRSFDTKEGEKRTVTELDVDEIGPALRYATAKVTRLSRATTGEANSSWTPEPVPVGSGAEPPF from the coding sequence ATGGCAGGCGAAACGCTGGTCACCGTGATCGGCAACCTGACGACCGACCCCGAGCTGCGCTTCACCCCGTCCGGCGCCGCGGTCGCGAACTTCACGGTCGCGTCCACGCCCCGCACGTTCGACCGCGAGTCCGGCGCCTGGCGCGACGGCGACGCGATGTTCCTGCGCTGCAGCGTGTGGCGGCAGTACGCGGAGAACGTCGCGGAGTCGCTCGGGCGCGGTGCCCGCGTGATCGTCCAGGGCCGGCTGAGACAGCGGTCGTTCGACACGAAGGAGGGCGAGAAGCGCACCGTGACGGAGCTGGACGTCGACGAGATCGGCCCGGCCCTGCGGTACGCCACGGCCAAGGTGACCAGGCTCAGCCGGGCCACGACCGGGGAGGCGAACAGCTCGTGGACGCCGGAGCCGGTACCGGTGGGCTCCGGGGCGGAGCCTCCGTTCTGA